The following is a genomic window from Nicotiana tabacum cultivar K326 chromosome 3, ASM71507v2, whole genome shotgun sequence.
CGCCTCATacaaatcaagaatcacaaccgagatACAACCTCGTATTcatatttctcaatttcaatcacaatctgtCCTTATACCGccacgtgagccttacatttgaaataggttttctgaaatagctacatgcagtttagcccaccttatgatgtCGCGTGGCTTCACATAGTTCtcctacaagcaacacgcacataggtcccaccttataccgccacatgcacatcaaccctaagccttataccgccgcatgcacgtcaatatcaaattataataacaactcgcaccacaagtgtccatatatcacaatttgccaacaATCCGCAATATTAATGTTTCCATAataatagcccatggctccaccacaacgggtacaagaatatcaacaacaacaaatgtAAAATACTCAGAAAGAAaaatgtttcaacaataaaaatttcactttaacgtgataacgactttcacaacttcaacaccaataactcaacaatgagaaacAATGTATAACCACGAtgttaaataagaataactcataaTGGAAGAGATAGCGTGTAGCAATGAATTCAAATAATGGACATCAACAAgggaagagataacatgaacaataactccaaataatgataatcaacaatgagagagataacacaaaaaataacttcaaataatgataatcaaccatgagagagataacatgtaacattactagaggcaacaagttcaactaagcatgagagcaatttatcaattataAGATAGATAAAGTATTAAAGAAATCATCCAAAGCATGTAAGGATAGAAtaacacaagtaagaatagattaactaagagaatttagaacatgatactACAATTCAACTAAAACATGGAAAGATTCTAAGTatcctaaaccggtcaaatacacGTATAACCCATGTACcgctcgtcaccttacgtacatgACTTTCATAGAGCACaaataaatcaaatcaataccaatcctaaggggtagttcccccacacaaagttaggcaagacgtgtacctcaactaggccaatttaGCACTTgcaaatagcttttcccttaaaatttgcCTTCGCACggttcaaatctaaccaaaattcacttaatatcatcaaacaatgctaggggaatgaattgcaatagataaatctaagatctttacatttttttcaaaaagtcaacaaatcaACTTAGAGCCCACCCAATCaaggtccaatggtagattccgactactcATGACcctacgagttcatatatgtgattagtttcaaattCCAAGttcaaatcaactctcaaaactcaatttcttatttttcaagaaCTTGACaaggtttcacaaattttcactttgattcacatgattttgatgttaaaacctAAGATATGTTGacggaatatgattagaaatagattactATCACTTACCTAAGGTTTGTAGGTAAAAATCCACTCTCCAAATCATCTCCTACTGAGTCTAAGttcaaaaatgaaagaatgagttCAAAAATCCTGTCTCCCGACCCTTTAACCagctgcagatatcgcatttgcgatacaggGTTCGCATTTatgaaccctcgcaattgcgacagCCATATGCATCATCGTAATTGCGAAAAAAGCATTGCAATTGCGAACTGGCCATCATCGCAAAAGCAaacaattgttcgcaattgcgaaccaagcAAATTCCTgatgccttcgcaaatgcgactatcccttcgcatttgcgacaactgCCCCCCTTATGTCACATTCGCAAATGCTCCCCTGGTGTTCGCAATTGTGACACCAGAGTACCAGACACCAGATTTCTGCAATTTCAATCCAAATCACTCTAGAACATGTCCGAAACTtatctgagccctcggggctccaaaccaaacatccatataagtctaaaaacatcctatgaacttgcttgcgcgatcaaaacacaaaataacatctaaaactacgaatcgaatactaaaacgcatgaatttcaaagtaaagttcaaaattttaaaacgcatgaatttcaaagtaaagttcaataATTTCTTAAGTTACAATTAAATgtttgaatcctatcaaatcaactccaaacgataccaaattttgcagataagtTAAAAATAtcataacagacctatttcaactcccaaaatcaaatttcgatctcgatagctaaaagtcaacctacggtcaaacttttcaacttcaaattgtcaagtttcggcaaatcaacacaaatcaacctacgaatTTTCGAAATCAAttccgagcatatgcccaagttcgAAATTATGATATGaagctatcggagccatcaaaacacgATTCTGggatcgttttcacaaaagtcaaaattTAGTCAACATTTCTATTcaaacttctaagtcaagaatcaaaaaggtccaaatcaacccgaaataaaactaactaacctcgcaagtcataaaactatAAACATATATGTGTGAAGCAATAAAAGGGAAAACGCGGCACAATCACATAAAATAACCGATCATGTCGTTACACCTTCAAAGCAGAGttcttggatccggagaggtcaagcacaACTAgagttttcttaatttttttagcAGCATCGCTTCTTCCTTCAAGTGCGTTCGTAGAGGATCTTTCTCTTTTTAAGGATAAAGGTctgaaaataggggttgatgtgGACGACACTTGGAGTGTTTGTTATCCTAAAGTGCTTGCTTTGTTCTTTGTAACTGGTCCAAAACTTCCAAATGTAATATCGAGGATGTTTTCCACATCAACGTAGAACCTggaattagcagccttggtggaagttgatctggagttgattttctttgaatccatttcattattcttgaactttggtgattgaaaagtcgagatgagaggtagagattgtcccaccgGGCGCGCCAGAATTTGTTGACAATAAAATTGCGTCAAGAAAATTTTCAAgatcgaaaaatattgcaacaatcgtagtattttatttcaaataatataagtattacaatctctatgaatcctctgattcttctttccaatactAAGTAAAAGAGCATTCGagcttaattttgaattttatttaattttaatccaAGTGCTTGAGGTCGGATCTTGATCTTGACATATTTTTAATCCAAGGCTTGCAActtgttcttgaatcttcgtcttgatcttttaatcattagaacacttgaatgcttgtagcttttagagaaatctgcagcgtttgatccatAAGCTCTCTCTtatttcttgttataacttctggtacTCTTCTTGAGTTATGAAAActtctatttatagttgtgggagggaagagttgtgatgaTAATAAACTAAttccgaccaatcagattgaagtGTGACAAGACCACATTTGATTGggcagaacatgtcacttgcacatgtgacgcagtttcattggccttttaatttgacttggcgtgccttgtcattttgacatgtggcatgatcATATTGGCTCTTCCATTTCACTTgacgtgccacgtcatttgacacgtcgcatcaaactgggcctctaggaataTGACATATTGGGCCTAATGAAATGGGCTCATCATTTGCAGCCCAACTTAATGGGTCAACCCAGCTAATATTTATTGGACTTaagtaattaatccaattatattagttcataatatttatttgaccaaaatatatttaattgAGATCAAATCCAAATTTCTGAtggatttaaattcaataaaaatttcattgcTTACAATTCTTAAACTTAAACTTGTGCTCACTTAAATTAAGATACTTGAAAATGTAACTTCCCTAAGGATGCGACTCCTCCCCATTTCTCTTCTGTCCATTTTTCCCAAGTTCTAGCTTAGATTAAGGACACATGGCATATGTTAAAATTAATGACTAAAGCAAGGCCCTAACTAAAGTTTATATTAGGGGTATATATGGACCAGGTTGGTTCAATTTTGtcgatttttttggattttcgattttttttgttacattgataatatttcaatcttactttgttaaagttgtaaataaaattttgataaatgaatatatatttaataaaattgaaaaaatctaataaatatataatttattaaaatattcttatgaaaaaatatttttagtaacacataatagttattttCTTATCAGTGGAGCAATAACCTAACAATAATGGTTCGTTGAGTAGGCCAAGTGTTGCATTTAAGAAATAAAGGGTTAATTCGTCATTTCAGTAGGCATTGCTCCAAACGTCAGACAAGTTCTGGACCGAAGCCAagctctttctctctctatatctctCTAGACTAGATTTGTTGTTTTTCAACTCTCCGGTAAGTCCTGACTAAACTGAAAACACTAAGCAGCAGCTTATAATTCAGGCCGCCGCATAATTGTATAACAGAGAACTGTAAGGAATGTGTATTAAAGAAAAAAGTGTTATCAAGTGAATGATTATTTTGAAAAAGGATAAATGGGAGCATTatgcggcggcggcggcggcggcctCTCACGCGACACATTGGATCGTTTCTCCGACCGTTGTCTCCGCTTCTTCCCATGCCTTTCCGATCCCGGTAACTATTCTTTTCGTTTTTACTGTTTCAATTCATTTATTTACATTTAGGAGTTTTTAAAcctgaattattatttttggttgtttaATTGTAGCTCGGAGATCAACGTTTTGCTTGAGAATAGCGTTGGTGATGCTGCACTTGATCTACGTGGGGGTTCTATTTATCTTTGACAAAGATTTGATTCACAAAACTAAACAGCAGCCATGGTAATTGCTCTCTCTTTGCTTCTTGAGGACAAAGTATGAGTCTTTTTTCAGAATTAGCTGCTAACTTATGAAGGTTATGGATATGAGAGTAAGTACCAATAATACAGTgcaaaaaggatttttttttagAACTAGCCGCTAACTTATGAAGGAATTGATTGATTGAGAGCAAATACCAATAATACAGTGCAAAAAACGAGTCTTTCTTTTTCGGAATTAGCAGCTAACTTATGAAGGCAGTGATTGATGTGAGAGCAACTACCAATATTACAATGCAAAAAGTTGGTTTTTGTTCACCTAATAATTTGCTCTCACGCTGCTTCATTGTTTGATTCACCTAATTCTTTAGCAGCTAACTTGTGAAGGAATTGATTGTCATGTTCTTTTCTTTTAGCAAGAACCATGATACAGTCCATTGAATATAAGAAATAGAAATCTTTTTGCTTACTACTTACTTTTTTAGTCTAATTTAAAACATTTAAAACGAATGACCCCTTTCTATATTTGGATAATCTgaccaaaaagaaaaaacaatataTAGATATATTCCTATTTGAATAAGTTTCCGATTCAAAAGGAAAATGATGGAGTTGAATAAAATGGCCTTGTCTTTaccattttaatgattttttttttagagaTTTCACTTTTATTTAGGTGTTTTTGGTAAAACCACTGAGACCCTCTTCCTTGCTTTCAAGGTACACAATTATATATTTGCTGCTGTTTGCTGCTACACTGGCTCAATACTTCGTCACCTCAGGATCTTCTCCTGGGTAATTTCATGCACACTTCTACTTTGCGATTTACAATCCATTTATTAGTCTTTACTATCTTCACTGCTACTTCACTGAAGGGCCAGTAAAGTTTCATTTGTATGCTCAGTTAAATTTCTGTTGAATATGTAGCTATGTTCTTGATGCAATGAGAGTTGTCAATGAGGCCGATATATCGCGTAATAGGGCATCAATGACCTCAAAGTAAGAGAATTTCCTTTCTGGTTCGTTACATGGAAAGTAAATTACTGCGTTCTCCTGGCATATCTTTGAAATATCCCAGTGTAAATATGTGGAGAGCTCTGCAGGATTATCTAATTTCTACTGTTTTTTGCCTATTGTGATGTATAATGATCAAGCAAAGACAACCTGCTTCAAGCAAAAACGGCGATGTAGTTGTTACAATCGACAGCAACCAGTTAGGAAGGAATCTCCTAGGCCGTGGTATGATGGCTTGGACAAAGCTGGTGATGGATATGTATCCTAGTGGAACATCTCTTAGGTAAGGATAACTTGAATAACATCATGTTTATGCTTTTCTTGTTATCTCTAAAGCAGCTGCTAAAAAATCTCTAAAGCAGCTGAACTGTTTACTGTGTTGCAGCCTCTACCGTAGCGCTATTTGGTTCATCTTACATTGTGGTTCGATTTAACTAACATTGTTTTTTAACCAAGGATATCAAGGTTCTATTCAATCATTTGAAATTCGCTTTTTCGGGTTAAATTTCATGACACTTGTTGGACTGGGAGGATATAGGGGGCAACTTATGGTGATGGTAAAGTTGTTATAACACATTATCCATTTCATAATGTGATGCTTATATAATTAAGAAAACTGTTAATGGTTTTAGATATAGAAGGTGTCTCAGCATCATAAGTTACCCCAGTTGGCTTACTCTATATTCCAATGAAGTGGCTAAGTGTGGTGTGCAGTAGCTTTTATATGAAGGAGAAGCTGCAACTACCCTGTATAATTTCGTAAGAATGTTGTGAAATGCCTAATCTTTCATTCAATAACAAAGGACAACATTTTAAAATACCATGAAAAATTCTGCTGAGATGTGTTATTATTGGTCATTTAAAGGCATAACTAATAGACATGTAATACAAGTGCCTGCTGTGTTAAGTTTGGCATTTCCCTCCCAAAATACTAGCATAAACTGGATGATGTGAAACTAGATGACCTTTATTAGGAAGCCCGTGTAAATATCTGtccttatcaaaaaaaatatcTGTCATCAGTTCCTGCACATAAGTTTATGTCAAATAACCCATCCTTGCTTGTTTATCACTTCTGGAAGTAGTTAGAGATGCAATGTAGATAATGAGTGCTTAGCTTGTGGAAGTCTGGAAGATGATAGCAGAAACTTCTCTTCTGTAAATTTGTCTTTTGTTGTCCTTGAAAACAAGTTTAGATCTTCTTGGGGTTTATGACAAACTTGAATTCTAATAGTGATTAATTCAGTTTTAGGGAAATATTTTACCTTGTGACTTTAGCCCTAGtctttggtctagtggtaagagTGCAACGCGTGATGTGTGGGTTAAGTGCATGACATGGATTTGAACCCTGCAATAGGCACAAGCCTGGTAGTTAAGTGAAGAAGAGTAGAGGGGCAGACTCATTATTCACTGAGTTTTGAGTCTTGCACCATTGGTCCTTGGGGATTTCTCAgttataaaaagagaaaaaagttaCCATGTGAATTTTAAACTAGTATTTTCTTTCCTATGTTCCCTTTTGCACCACTTTTGGATAGAAGTATGAATGTATGTTGGTTGTGCACTGTGCTGTTATAGATTGCAAGATTCTATTAGCAAAAGCATCAGTTTCCCATACTAACtaatttttgttctcttttccaGAAGTGTGACTTGCACTTACTGTGATGTTGTGCAGGTAGGAACTCCCCCTttctttgtctttatttttatgcAAAGCAAGCTTTTTGGTACTTCTAATAATACTTAATGATAAAAGGGTATTTTTGGATTAGCCAAATTAGTGACATGATTTGGAAGCCAAATAGTGACTACCTAGGTTTGGAAGGAAATGAGGCAAACTTGTGACATTAATATGGTgctaatatatatttttgttggAAATATTCATCTTATATTTCCAAGATATTCTATTATACTATTTACTCTCTTTGAAGCTCCTTATATTTCCCAGGTTATGATCTTTGCATCCTTGATATGTTATTTCTCTATGAGATTAACCAAACTATTTTTTGCCTTAGCTTTTGCAATATCTAATTTCCTCTGCTAACCCATTTCCTTGAGATGAGGCTGAGGGCAGATATATTTTTCAATTGTTTCAAACGGTTATGGCCTTTTGAATGATTTATAAGTCAGCTGTTGTACTTATCCTAATATTAGCAGTCCTACTTATCCAATATAGTTTATGGTTGCCTTAGTAATTTTGTGGAAGGTTACTGATTTTAGGAGACCAATTTCTGTAGTGGGACTTAGTGACTATTTGTCCTGTTAAGTGCCTAGAACTTATAATCCCATTAGTCTACGTTTGTACAGTTATGTCGACTGTTTTTGATTTTTATGCTGCTTGATTTGCAGCCTCCACGAGCTAAACATTGTCATGATTGTGACAAATGTGTTCTACAGTTTGATCATCATTGTGTTTGGCTTGGCACATGCATAGGACAGGGTAATCATTGCCGTTTTTGGTGAGCATCCATGCTACTAAGTTGATACACAACAGTGTTTATATCCTGCTCGCAGTTcaataaactaactaattttgcaattaaattgaaattgtttgCTTGTACGGTTGTACCTGCGAAAAAGCTTTAAAAGATCATAAACTTGTACTGTTTAAATTGAAAGTACAGATTTGTTTCTGTGATGGTTCCATATGTTATTTTGCAGCAAAAATGGAagtttgttttggaaaacatttggATATAACATGATGAGGACATGTCAAATTGAATATTTATGTCGATGTTGATGTCATTTCCAGAAATGATACTAATATAGTTATTTATGTCAACGTTGATATCGTTTCCAGAAAGTGTTACTAATATAGTTATCTTTCTAATTTAATGAATTTAAAGTCTCATTCAAGGTTTCTTGCTTTCATGGAGAGGCTGCAATTTTAGTttgaatcaaaaaaaaaaaattagcttgAATCGTGGGAACATATCCCTATCAGAAGAGTTCATCAGTTAAAGACACCTATAAGAGGATGTTGATTCATTTTAATTGTTGCAAGAATATGCTGAACTGGTTTTGTGGACTTGGAAGATATATGTACTTTGATGTGTCTAATTCTTTATGATATGTTCTGTGTAAGTGACATGATTATGGTTCTACTCTTAACTGTTAAGACCACAATGAGAGACACTATTTAGTTGGGGACTTGTAATATTATACTTTCTCGTAATTATATGTATTTTTCTTCATCTATAAACATACACGGAGCATGTGAGGATGCTTGATTTTCCTGAACTTTCAACTGGTAATAGCTGCTTATTTTACATGCGAGGACACATGTGCACTGCatgttttttctttaattttagaGTTTTAAGCAAATCGTCTTGGCTATAGTTTATTTACTTGCCTGAATATAACAGGTGGTACATTTGCGGAGAAACAGCCTTATCCCTTTGGACTGGCACGTTATATATTCAATTCTTCAAGTCTGACATATCAAAGCCTTGGTATGTACTTTTGGTGATGCTTTATCTTTTAAGAGCTTTTCTGCTCAGCCTCTGGTTCTTGCCGTTAAACATGTTTCTCCTCTGCTCCTTTAGTAGTATCTTCCTTCCCAGAAGTAAATAAAGATGGAGGTTCTAGGGTAGCATCAGGAGAACTGGAGAAGGATAATATGCACCATTGTCCCaatccttaaaaaaaaaaaaagaactaggGGAACCCTGTGAACTTGTTAGTTTTGCTACCCAAATTTATAAGAAAAGCATGTCAACTCATAAAATTCATTTGCTTTACCTTCAGCTAAAAACTGTCAATTGGTGTATATTCTTCTGAATTCAAAAGCTTCAGTTGGTGAAATGTAAACATGCGCAAATTGGAATATTTTACTTGTCTGAAATATACTCTTCTGAGAAGTAAGAAGCTTGAAGATGGCACTATTTTGGTTGTATGAGGTTGCAAAAACCAATTTTCAAGACACAAAAGAACAATGGGAATCAGTTGTCAAAGAAAGGGCCTGGATTCTCATGAAAGCTTAAGCTAGTGGCGGCAAAATGGATAACAAAAACagttatccactaaaaaatgggttggataatgaacttttttaaaaatgggtcaaatatggataagatccatattatccacttaaaaaatggataaccaatgggtttaacttttacatttgcaaagactcaaattgggggttcctaaagtttgggagactaggaattctcccaaaagtgatcatattcaagaagccatagataatatggataaccatattatccgtcggttaacccgttttctatctgtattaaatatgggtcggatcGGATATTTTTTCCGTTTTTGTAATTACCCGTTTTAACCCgcccatatccgacccgacccgctCGTTTGCCGCCCCTAGCTAAAGCTGATGTGACAAGATGGTGCAGACACGTTtattgtttttgcctctgttcACGTGTTTGGTGAATGCACACACATTCCACCATAAAAAGACTAGCCTTGTCGTGAATCTTATCCAGTTTTCATCTGTAATTGAGTCTGAAGTCAAATGCTGTAATGGCTTCATTGCAGGTGGTTATATGCAATTATGATCTTGCTGCTAGTTACTCTGTTTTTCTGCCTCATCTTTCTTCTCCTCCTCTTACTTTTTCACAGGTAAGATTTCTCTTTACTGGAAGATGGACTCTTTGTTTAGCATTGCCTGACATATAATTGCGTATCTTTTGGAAGTTCGTTAATTTTAATGTTTAAGTTCTTAAAATTATGTGTGAGTccccgtttttttttttttaaaaaaaaaaaaaggttacaTGGCATTCTGGAGAACCCTCTGTTTGGCCGGCAGGATTGATAATTCTAGGAAAGGATGTAATGATTTCTGATATCTCGTGTAACGAAAAGATAGAATAGGATGCCTGGTTACCTCCTTTTAGTGTTTTGAGGGAGGTAGAAACATATTAACACTAAGCTACTCAAACTCTAGAATTTGCGAGTAAAATTGTGGCTTGGTTAAGCCAGATTAGGTTGCTAGCCTGATAAGATGGGAGATATGAAGATCATCTGAAGTCTATCTGGTCATGTCCAATAGGACATAAGCTTCAGCAGCCATTTGGTAAATTAAAAATGAAATCTGCCACATTTTCAAGTCCACTTAATTGACATGTTAAGTTT
Proteins encoded in this region:
- the LOC107832763 gene encoding protein S-acyltransferase 10, coding for MGALCGGGGGGLSRDTLDRFSDRCLRFFPCLSDPARRSTFCLRIALVMLHLIYVGVLFIFDKDLIHKTKQQPWYTIIYLLLFAATLAQYFVTSGSSPGYVLDAMRVVNEADISRNRASMTSKQPASSKNGDVVVTIDSNQLGRNLLGRGMMAWTKLVMDMYPSGTSLRSVTCTYCDVVQPPRAKHCHDCDKCVLQFDHHCVWLGTCIGQGNHCRFWWYICGETALSLWTGTLYIQFFKSDISKPWWLYAIMILLLVTLFFCLIFLLLLLLFHSYLILTNQTTYELVRRRRIQYLRNIPERVYPFSKGACRNLYEFCFAQSSKYRMEPLPTAQELEEKLRPYTCSDVLSCRCCC